Proteins encoded in a region of the Candidatus Nitrosomarinus catalina genome:
- a CDS encoding Sjogren's syndrome/scleroderma autoantigen 1 family protein, with translation MSKDLQKRAAEMLLNGATLLSEPCPYCKGVRVMKEGQALCIKCGKEPEKREIPKENKQEKKENPLKNTLEKKLEVLSKELEQEEDHEKQQSILKSINSVMETIDKIKEK, from the coding sequence ATGTCAAAAGATCTTCAAAAGCGAGCAGCAGAAATGCTGCTTAATGGTGCAACATTGCTAAGTGAACCATGCCCATATTGTAAAGGAGTAAGAGTGATGAAAGAAGGCCAGGCATTATGTATCAAATGTGGCAAAGAACCAGAAAAAAGAGAAATTCCAAAAGAAAACAAGCAGGAGAAAAAGGAAAATCCACTTAAAAATACACTTGAAAAAAAATTAGAAGTGTTATCTAAAGAACTAGAGCAAGAGGAGGATCACGAAAAACAACAATCTATTCTCAAATCCATTAACTCAGTAATGGAAACAATAGACAAAATTAAAGAAAAATAA
- a CDS encoding lamin tail domain-containing protein: MNRSPLLVIIAVLVTMISVPAYGELITDHVVINEVDTNPFGDDSLAISEWVELYNPTDSDVDLSGWQIASTTVLKKTFTIPDGTIISPEQILPFTYTKVWFTDSSESVELRNSSGNVIDKTPEITDLKNDFMSWQRSYDGHTDWEFSLGNAGGSNGKLMSSDNTSAVEVTLSTDKANYVFDETTIIQGTVSEKVFVEIPTFQAAVISITISGPDFQQSVSLYPDYNLNYETSLDLVQVMGISEGTYDVTVTYAGVSETTSFSVESKMIETTETVDSVFKIGVDQNEYFLKQTILLTGTTNEIIPYESMKFTILDPTGKQIDSGSLFTVDGEFDTIISINSAIPVFGEYIITAEYGEHISSTKFSLIEKTIEIVTDDSSNEMIFTLDDFQYVENAYVKISGILPNFDPDSDIYYQVVYLNFYTSDGKPIAFTSAIMDNSAGAQQILFTSTAVPDVYGNFAVDVRIPSVMFPVGDYIVKANYGGLLASENFSVISNEDFAIDKTLGDGNPNASIPGKQSVSEEKDAGGYAVSSVKTMIEKTNRISDSLISIETTDKILEEQSVQPRVLSGSMITPSKTDISKVNLQVLSASGICIIGQNSDCLVSESTRKPGQIFEVIQLDGMNLNVRYSGPDVRLEKFSILPQSSEDFLPDTNWNVEVLKDSEISRFYYKVTYKTIQ; encoded by the coding sequence ATGAATCGCTCTCCCCTACTTGTAATAATTGCAGTACTAGTTACTATGATTTCCGTTCCTGCATATGGTGAACTGATAACTGATCATGTTGTAATTAATGAGGTTGACACTAATCCTTTTGGTGATGACTCTCTTGCAATTTCTGAATGGGTAGAGCTTTACAATCCTACTGATTCTGATGTGGATTTGAGTGGTTGGCAAATTGCTTCGACCACTGTTTTGAAAAAAACATTTACAATTCCTGATGGAACTATAATTTCTCCTGAACAAATATTGCCATTCACTTACACTAAAGTTTGGTTTACTGATTCATCTGAATCTGTAGAATTAAGAAATTCTTCTGGTAATGTAATTGATAAAACCCCTGAAATTACTGATTTGAAAAATGATTTTATGTCCTGGCAGAGAAGTTATGATGGTCATACTGATTGGGAATTCTCTCTTGGTAACGCTGGTGGTTCAAATGGTAAATTAATGTCATCTGATAATACTTCTGCAGTTGAAGTAACGTTATCTACTGATAAAGCAAATTATGTATTTGATGAAACTACGATAATTCAAGGAACTGTTTCAGAAAAAGTTTTTGTAGAAATTCCTACTTTTCAAGCAGCAGTTATTTCAATAACTATTTCTGGTCCTGATTTTCAACAATCTGTTTCATTATATCCTGATTACAATCTAAATTATGAAACTAGTTTAGACTTAGTTCAAGTTATGGGAATTTCTGAAGGCACTTATGATGTGACTGTAACTTATGCTGGTGTTTCTGAAACTACTAGTTTTTCTGTTGAATCTAAAATGATTGAAACTACCGAAACTGTGGATTCTGTTTTTAAAATTGGTGTTGATCAAAATGAATATTTTCTTAAACAAACAATCTTACTTACTGGAACAACTAACGAAATAATTCCATATGAGAGTATGAAATTTACTATATTAGATCCTACTGGTAAACAAATTGATAGCGGAAGTCTGTTTACTGTAGATGGTGAATTTGATACGATCATTTCAATTAATTCTGCTATTCCGGTATTTGGTGAATACATCATCACTGCTGAATATGGTGAACATATTTCATCTACCAAATTTTCTTTAATTGAAAAAACCATTGAAATTGTAACTGATGATTCTTCTAATGAGATGATTTTCACTTTAGATGATTTTCAATATGTTGAAAATGCTTATGTAAAAATCTCTGGAATACTTCCAAACTTTGATCCCGATAGTGATATTTACTATCAAGTAGTATATCTGAATTTTTACACTTCTGATGGAAAGCCTATCGCTTTTACTAGTGCAATAATGGATAATTCTGCTGGTGCACAACAAATTCTTTTCACTTCTACTGCTGTACCTGACGTTTATGGGAATTTTGCTGTAGATGTTAGAATCCCTTCTGTAATGTTTCCTGTTGGTGATTATATTGTAAAAGCTAATTATGGTGGATTACTGGCATCAGAAAATTTTTCTGTAATCTCTAACGAAGATTTTGCAATTGATAAAACCCTTGGCGATGGTAATCCCAATGCTTCAATTCCTGGAAAACAATCTGTTTCTGAAGAAAAAGATGCAGGAGGATATGCTGTATCTAGTGTAAAAACTATGATTGAAAAAACTAATCGAATTTCAGACAGTTTAATCTCTATTGAGACTACAGATAAAATTCTTGAAGAACAATCTGTACAACCTAGAGTTTTATCTGGTTCTATGATTACTCCATCAAAAACTGATATCTCTAAAGTGAATTTACAAGTTTTATCTGCATCTGGAATTTGTATCATTGGTCAGAATTCTGATTGTCTAGTAAGTGAATCCACTAGAAAACCTGGACAAATTTTTGAAGTAATCCAACTTGATGGAATGAATCTTAATGTGAGATATTCTGGCCCTGATGTGCGACTTGAAAAATTTAGTATTTTACCTCAATCCTCTGAAGATTTCTTGCCTGATACAAACTGGAATGTTGAGGTCTTAAAAGATAGTGAGATTTCTAGATTTTATTATAAAGTAACTTACAAAACTATACAGTAA
- a CDS encoding DUF2070 family protein, whose product MEKEQDDVSSIHNRFSLTLVNPGSHYFSLAASMGVGLVIVLATYFGYFNNLGIEEFWYRIPMVLGVLAIIQVLDTRFTKKKEYSKSLHSSLFGNMLWVVTILMGILSSVVLGKNIELFFITFGMILFASFRIGIYTTTLGLSLKKAWAIAFIQPLAMFFVLIPQESWYTILSEPLGIIYGFAFWIIATVWSRTTDRAGRPGMESTHKTIQAYLASQGNDFEDAEELMEQHATETKVGTSQIKFSSKDGSNEFRMVLPEIHPGPYHPVGGSNIPYLIYKNLESSAMVMHSISDHALNLPSRNEVNNYLKNLENSVVKEEGMTCTEPVIVQINKARVTGMLFGNNPLLMLSLSPHGMEDIPSYIKKEIEQYGKNRNFTKIMTIDCHNAMGEEISSEDGEDLLKATKSCLDSLITKDSFPIELGYANSNDMDVWTEDLAKGGLGITCLKINNKKYFLGWADANNMENGVREKIIKNFEDEGHNLLEICTSDTHYAAVKARNRNGYYQLGLITSADKLSKWFLEIAENAVSKISSAKYEILENETQVKVMGQSIYEDYSKALENSLRITKMFVIGGLGLFITSLFL is encoded by the coding sequence ATGGAAAAGGAACAAGACGACGTTTCAAGTATTCACAACAGATTTTCACTTACTCTAGTTAATCCAGGGTCGCATTATTTTTCATTAGCTGCATCTATGGGAGTAGGATTAGTAATTGTACTTGCAACATATTTTGGATATTTTAACAACTTAGGTATCGAAGAATTTTGGTACAGAATCCCAATGGTGTTAGGAGTATTAGCAATAATACAAGTTCTAGATACAAGATTTACAAAGAAAAAAGAATATTCAAAATCATTACATTCATCATTATTTGGAAATATGCTTTGGGTAGTTACCATTCTAATGGGAATATTATCAAGTGTAGTACTAGGAAAAAATATTGAATTATTTTTTATTACTTTTGGAATGATTTTATTTGCAAGTTTCAGAATAGGAATTTACACAACAACATTAGGATTAAGCCTAAAAAAAGCATGGGCCATTGCATTCATTCAACCATTAGCAATGTTCTTTGTATTGATTCCACAAGAATCATGGTATACAATACTTAGTGAACCATTAGGAATAATCTACGGATTTGCATTTTGGATTATTGCAACTGTATGGTCACGAACGACAGATAGAGCAGGTAGACCAGGAATGGAAAGTACCCACAAAACCATTCAAGCATATCTTGCATCACAAGGAAATGATTTTGAAGATGCTGAAGAATTAATGGAACAACATGCAACTGAAACAAAAGTAGGAACTTCACAAATCAAATTTTCATCCAAAGATGGATCCAATGAATTCCGCATGGTGTTACCAGAAATACATCCAGGTCCATATCATCCAGTAGGCGGTAGCAATATCCCATATCTAATTTATAAAAATTTGGAATCATCAGCAATGGTAATGCATAGTATTTCTGATCATGCATTGAATTTACCATCACGAAATGAAGTGAATAATTATTTGAAAAATTTAGAAAATAGTGTTGTTAAAGAAGAAGGAATGACTTGTACAGAGCCAGTAATAGTTCAAATCAATAAAGCCAGAGTAACGGGAATGCTTTTTGGAAATAATCCATTACTAATGCTTTCATTGTCACCACACGGAATGGAAGACATTCCAAGTTACATCAAAAAAGAAATTGAGCAATATGGAAAGAATAGAAATTTTACAAAAATTATGACTATTGATTGTCATAATGCAATGGGGGAAGAAATTTCAAGTGAAGATGGCGAAGACTTGTTAAAAGCTACAAAATCATGTTTGGACTCACTAATTACAAAAGATAGCTTTCCAATTGAATTAGGGTATGCAAATTCAAATGACATGGATGTATGGACTGAAGATCTTGCAAAAGGAGGGTTAGGAATTACTTGTTTAAAGATAAACAATAAAAAATATTTTCTGGGATGGGCAGATGCAAACAACATGGAAAATGGAGTTAGAGAGAAAATAATTAAAAACTTTGAAGATGAAGGACATAATTTATTAGAAATTTGTACATCAGATACACATTATGCAGCAGTTAAAGCTAGAAATAGAAATGGCTACTATCAACTAGGACTAATAACCAGTGCAGACAAACTTTCAAAATGGTTTTTAGAAATTGCAGAAAATGCAGTATCAAAAATATCATCAGCAAAATATGAAATTTTAGAAAATGAGACACAAGTTAAAGTCATGGGTCAAAGCATCTATGAAGATTATTCAAAAGCTTTAGAGAATTCATTAAGAATTACCAAAATGTTTGTTATTGGAGGACTAGGGTTATTCATCACTAGTCTTTTTCTATAG
- a CDS encoding type II CAAX prenyl endopeptidase Rce1 family protein codes for MQNSNKILQLLGIPFTAVLSILFGLLVISFPIGIYIVFETDIGESINYDYPISHLDIFQNSSFYQSDVDLSIGDAFVVLWLFYLFIFVISILGPKQNFLQSISSLISLGKYDVKLNYMFAITKWLSVLVLVSAIINVIQESFGIETVPPLGDNNLIQFFYVSLAPLFEEFIFRIILIGIPLFALYSSRASIRYFLKCLWTPSSLNILDSKKAIFVIVFVGISFGFAHIAFSDSWSEGKFAQATAGGIILGWVYLRYGFVASLLIHWATNYFIFAYAHFISQINYVPLELAFSNPLMFTLELLFLFAGILAICILFLNKFYLKNN; via the coding sequence TTGCAAAATTCAAATAAGATTCTTCAACTACTTGGAATTCCTTTCACTGCAGTTTTATCAATTCTTTTTGGATTACTTGTAATTTCATTTCCTATTGGAATCTATATTGTATTTGAAACCGACATAGGTGAATCAATTAATTATGATTATCCTATTAGCCATTTAGATATTTTTCAAAATTCTTCTTTTTATCAATCTGATGTTGATCTAAGTATTGGTGATGCCTTTGTAGTTTTATGGTTGTTTTATCTTTTTATTTTTGTAATTTCAATTTTAGGTCCTAAACAGAATTTTCTACAATCTATTTCTTCTTTAATTTCATTAGGCAAATATGATGTTAAATTAAATTACATGTTTGCTATTACAAAATGGTTATCTGTTCTAGTTTTAGTTTCTGCAATAATTAATGTAATTCAAGAGTCTTTTGGAATTGAAACCGTTCCTCCTCTGGGCGATAATAACTTAATCCAATTTTTTTATGTCTCTCTTGCACCCCTATTTGAAGAATTTATTTTTAGAATTATTTTAATCGGAATTCCTTTATTTGCATTATATTCTAGTCGTGCCTCGATTCGTTATTTTCTGAAATGTCTCTGGACTCCTTCATCCTTAAACATACTTGACTCTAAAAAAGCAATTTTTGTAATTGTTTTTGTAGGTATTTCGTTTGGATTTGCTCACATTGCATTTAGTGATTCTTGGAGTGAAGGAAAATTTGCTCAAGCCACTGCTGGTGGTATAATTTTGGGCTGGGTATATCTTCGATATGGTTTTGTTGCTTCCTTGTTGATTCATTGGGCTACAAATTATTTTATTTTTGCATACGCTCATTTTATTTCTCAAATTAATTATGTTCCTTTAGAATTGGCTTTTTCTAATCCTTTGATGTTCACTTTAGAATTGTTATTTTTATTTGCTGGAATTTTAGCAATCTGTATTTTATTTTTAAATAAATTCTATTTAAAAAATAATTAA
- a CDS encoding DUF367 family protein, with product MKLQVLMFYQDDPKKCTAAKMVKFGLAQNIKKIGSKGLVLDPFAEKTLLPKDASVIHSIVGIDCSWNLADHAFSQKFNGIKRKLPPLLAGNPVNYSKLNKLTTAEALSGSLYILGFKEQSLELLNKFKWGHTFYELNQNLLNDYSESTTEEDIQNIVADYGLI from the coding sequence TTGAAATTACAAGTTTTGATGTTCTATCAGGATGATCCCAAGAAATGTACTGCTGCAAAAATGGTAAAATTTGGACTTGCTCAAAATATTAAAAAAATTGGTTCAAAAGGATTAGTTTTAGATCCATTTGCTGAAAAAACTTTACTTCCTAAAGATGCTTCTGTTATTCATTCTATTGTAGGCATTGATTGCTCATGGAATTTGGCAGATCATGCTTTTTCTCAAAAATTCAATGGGATTAAAAGAAAATTGCCTCCTTTGCTTGCTGGAAATCCTGTGAACTATTCTAAATTAAACAAATTAACCACTGCTGAAGCCTTATCTGGTTCATTATACATTCTTGGCTTTAAAGAACAAAGTTTAGAATTATTAAACAAATTCAAGTGGGGGCATACATTTTATGAGTTGAATCAAAATCTACTAAATGATTATTCTGAATCTACAACTGAAGAAGATATTCAGAATATCGTTGCCGATTATGGTTTGATTTAA
- the cofC gene encoding 2-phospho-L-lactate guanylyltransferase, whose amino-acid sequence MKIAAIIPVKTFSNAKTRLKLPSEKIEELCKVMLEEILQTLSISPKIDEIILITKEQKAIELGKKFKTITIIDEKEKSVNEAVSLADKYLLENDFNASIVFPQDIPFIKTQDIDFILKHQLHPNFVIIVPSRKFDGTNALVRMPINIMKTHYDDDSYRNHMKTAKEHTLNVAMVFVKRVMLDVDDQEDLNALLEQNEKPHLIEKIKKILN is encoded by the coding sequence TTGAAAATTGCAGCAATTATTCCAGTAAAGACTTTTTCAAATGCAAAAACCCGCTTAAAATTACCATCAGAAAAAATTGAAGAATTATGCAAAGTGATGTTAGAAGAAATTTTACAAACATTATCCATATCTCCAAAAATTGATGAAATTATACTCATCACAAAAGAACAAAAAGCCATTGAATTAGGTAAAAAATTCAAAACAATTACAATAATTGATGAGAAAGAAAAAAGCGTAAATGAAGCAGTATCTCTTGCTGACAAATATTTACTGGAAAATGACTTTAATGCATCGATTGTCTTCCCTCAAGACATACCATTTATCAAAACTCAAGATATTGATTTCATATTAAAACATCAACTACATCCAAATTTTGTAATTATTGTACCTTCAAGAAAATTTGATGGAACAAATGCACTTGTAAGAATGCCAATCAATATCATGAAAACACATTATGATGATGACAGTTACAGAAATCATATGAAGACAGCAAAGGAACACACACTAAATGTTGCAATGGTTTTTGTAAAAAGAGTAATGTTAGATGTGGATGATCAAGAAGACTTGAATGCATTATTAGAACAAAATGAAAAACCACATTTAATAGAAAAAATTAAAAAAATTCTAAATTAA
- a CDS encoding tetratricopeptide repeat protein, translated as MTQEDDLEKIEELVNKGISLQREGKHQDAILHFDEAISIDKSLGGESDPNLLLLKNNSLMKL; from the coding sequence ATGACCCAAGAAGATGATTTAGAAAAAATTGAAGAACTAGTTAACAAAGGTATTTCATTACAAAGGGAAGGAAAACATCAGGATGCAATACTTCACTTTGATGAAGCAATTAGTATTGATAAAAGTCTGGGGGGAGAATCTGATCCAAATTTATTACTTCTTAAAAATAATTCATTAATGAAATTATGA
- a CDS encoding preprotein translocase subunit Sec61beta translates to MADKSAPLPASSGGLMRFFEDETKGFKMDPRIVVSIPISLIAISWIADLFFAP, encoded by the coding sequence ATGGCAGATAAATCAGCTCCACTTCCAGCATCAAGTGGAGGCCTCATGAGATTCTTCGAGGACGAAACAAAAGGTTTCAAGATGGATCCAAGAATAGTAGTTTCAATTCCAATTAGCTTAATTGCAATCTCATGGATAGCTGACCTATTTTTTGCTCCGTGA
- the cofD gene encoding 2-phospho-L-lactate transferase, protein MITVLAGGTGSVKLVRGLVAQEKKVNVISNVGDNYWLYGLYVCPDIDTIIYGLADLLDQEKGWGIKKDTFNFLRQMEVFGEETWFGVGDRDAATHLIRTNMLKNGRNLSDITKWMCEKFAVTANIIPVTDNTVETRITTNKGELHLQEYWVKHRGLDPVEGIQYIGADKARPNPEAINAIHDSDMVILAPGNPLTSIGPMLQLKGIRKELSKMKKKVIAVSPLIGDKSISGPAAKYMQAAGIESNAYGLAKMYSDVCSNVIVDTKDKALVKKIQGLDMKAYETKITMKNKLAEEALANFILKQVHV, encoded by the coding sequence ATGATTACAGTTTTAGCAGGAGGGACAGGTTCCGTCAAATTAGTCAGAGGGCTAGTTGCACAAGAAAAAAAAGTTAACGTAATTAGCAATGTAGGAGACAATTACTGGCTTTATGGATTGTATGTATGTCCAGATATTGATACAATAATTTATGGATTAGCAGATCTCTTAGATCAAGAAAAAGGTTGGGGTATTAAGAAAGACACATTCAACTTTTTGCGCCAAATGGAAGTGTTTGGAGAAGAGACATGGTTTGGAGTTGGAGATAGAGATGCAGCCACACATTTGATCAGAACCAATATGTTGAAAAATGGAAGAAATCTTAGTGACATTACAAAATGGATGTGTGAAAAATTTGCAGTCACAGCAAACATCATTCCAGTTACGGACAATACAGTTGAAACAAGAATTACTACAAACAAAGGAGAATTACATTTACAAGAATACTGGGTAAAGCATAGAGGATTAGATCCAGTAGAAGGAATTCAATACATAGGAGCAGATAAAGCTAGACCAAATCCTGAAGCAATAAACGCAATTCATGATTCAGACATGGTAATTTTAGCTCCAGGTAACCCACTAACATCAATTGGTCCAATGTTACAACTAAAAGGAATAAGAAAAGAATTATCAAAAATGAAGAAAAAGGTAATTGCAGTTAGTCCGCTAATAGGAGATAAATCAATTAGCGGTCCAGCAGCAAAATACATGCAAGCTGCAGGAATTGAATCAAATGCATACGGATTAGCAAAAATGTATTCAGATGTTTGTTCAAATGTCATAGTAGATACAAAAGATAAAGCACTTGTCAAAAAGATTCAAGGATTGGATATGAAGGCATATGAAACAAAAATTACTATGAAAAATAAATTAGCAGAAGAAGCATTAGCAAATTTCATCTTAAAACAAGTGCACGTTTAA
- the yciH gene encoding stress response translation initiation inhibitor YciH, whose protein sequence is MAVICNTCGLPEDLCACGELAKDSTKIIIRLETRRFKKKGTMIEGLDPKLNNLETVAKDLKNKYACGGTAKEGYIFLQGDHRDTIKDTLVNLGFAEDTIELH, encoded by the coding sequence ATGGCAGTAATTTGTAATACTTGTGGTCTACCTGAAGATTTGTGTGCATGTGGAGAACTTGCAAAAGACAGTACTAAAATTATAATCCGATTAGAAACTAGGAGATTTAAGAAAAAAGGAACTATGATTGAAGGTCTTGATCCAAAATTAAATAATTTAGAAACTGTCGCTAAAGATCTTAAAAATAAGTATGCTTGTGGTGGAACTGCAAAAGAAGGTTACATTTTCTTACAAGGTGACCATAGGGATACTATTAAGGACACTTTAGTTAATTTGGGATTTGCAGAAGATACTATTGAACTTCATTAG
- a CDS encoding ABC transporter substrate-binding protein, producing MKKMLVILLALLVIAITYNESFAEKSTHVNSIKFIQYLDENTALEEVKNGNLDLYYYRISPDRLENEQSAEGLKIYDSTGGSYSLLINPAESEKFNPFSEKDARFALNYLVDRKLIVNELMGGYGSQIISYYGPTDPEYLTIIKELESFNFKYNPTLANKIISESIMERGVEKINGKWVKNNEEVEISIFIRSDDPVRKSIGEILAKELDDMGFKIKKDYGDLNKAFVVVYGSNPADMNWNLYTEGWGRSAFVKYDSIGLGQMYSPWFSNMPGFNDPSYWNYENKRLDELTQKIYKGDFESSEKRSELIQEAVVEGINESVRIFLASKVDQYVVNQNVEGVVNDLGAGIPSRFTPINAKTNDEELTIGVKQIYQGAWNPIMGLTDTYSRQIWGIISDPITFKHPFTGETFPVRAQWEVETSGLDKKINVPTEAKMWNPTVQKWEKVSTETFATSKVTFDFKFSNWHNGEAMDMNDILHSLYFTIEWGTQIDEKDKTFDTEFTPRAAQSIQTIVAINEIDKDTVEVYVNYWHFNENEIAEWAAMWSPVPWELTAAMEKAVIDGKVSFSRSGATSKSVNWLSLIVPNDAQIIKEYLKEFRDNEFIPNSLKQSQKQQQYFDDRFDSSIKWIEKKNHAVISNGPFYLETYSPESRTILVKAFEDKSYPFEIGTWSKFENMQFPSIKKINIEKIIQQGEFTQIDIETEGVTSILYFILDSEGQIQISEESEINENELNIKLTSDITKKLQVGTNQIKIFGISNSVLKPDIYETNFIVTNEKSEIPKTEINFQNIENEISYDIGIIGMTVVAIMIGITIFLKKRF from the coding sequence ATGAAAAAAATGCTAGTGATATTACTAGCGCTTTTAGTTATAGCAATAACATACAATGAATCATTTGCAGAAAAAAGTACCCATGTAAATTCAATAAAATTTATTCAATATTTAGACGAGAATACAGCATTAGAGGAAGTAAAAAATGGAAATTTGGATTTATATTATTATAGAATTTCACCAGATAGATTAGAAAATGAACAAAGTGCAGAAGGACTAAAAATTTATGATTCAACAGGAGGATCATATAGCTTACTAATCAATCCAGCAGAATCCGAAAAGTTTAATCCATTTTCAGAAAAAGATGCAAGATTTGCCTTAAATTATCTAGTAGATAGGAAATTAATTGTAAATGAATTGATGGGCGGATATGGCTCTCAAATTATATCCTATTACGGACCGACAGATCCAGAATATCTTACAATAATCAAAGAATTAGAATCATTTAATTTTAAATACAATCCGACATTGGCAAATAAAATAATCTCAGAGTCAATAATGGAGAGAGGAGTAGAAAAAATTAATGGAAAATGGGTAAAAAATAATGAAGAAGTAGAAATTAGTATTTTTATCAGAAGCGATGATCCAGTTAGAAAATCTATTGGAGAAATACTAGCTAAAGAGCTAGACGATATGGGATTTAAAATTAAAAAAGACTACGGGGATTTGAATAAAGCATTTGTTGTAGTTTATGGTTCAAATCCAGCAGACATGAATTGGAATTTATACACAGAAGGATGGGGTCGTTCTGCATTTGTAAAATATGATTCAATTGGATTAGGTCAAATGTACTCACCATGGTTTTCAAACATGCCAGGTTTTAATGACCCATCATATTGGAATTATGAAAATAAAAGATTAGACGAATTAACTCAAAAAATCTACAAAGGAGATTTTGAATCTTCAGAAAAAAGATCTGAATTAATTCAAGAAGCAGTGGTAGAAGGAATTAATGAGTCAGTAAGAATTTTTTTGGCAAGTAAAGTTGATCAATACGTAGTTAATCAAAATGTAGAAGGAGTAGTTAATGATTTAGGAGCAGGGATACCAAGTCGATTTACACCAATTAATGCAAAAACAAATGACGAAGAATTAACCATCGGAGTTAAACAAATCTATCAAGGGGCATGGAATCCAATAATGGGTTTAACAGATACATACAGTAGACAGATTTGGGGAATTATTTCAGACCCCATTACATTTAAGCATCCATTTACAGGTGAAACATTTCCAGTTCGAGCACAGTGGGAAGTAGAAACATCAGGATTAGATAAAAAAATCAATGTTCCTACAGAAGCAAAAATGTGGAATCCAACAGTACAGAAGTGGGAAAAGGTGTCAACTGAAACATTTGCAACAAGCAAAGTTACATTTGACTTTAAGTTCAGTAATTGGCACAACGGAGAGGCAATGGATATGAATGATATTTTACATTCATTGTATTTTACTATAGAGTGGGGCACACAGATAGATGAAAAAGACAAAACGTTTGATACAGAATTCACGCCAAGAGCGGCTCAAAGCATTCAAACAATAGTTGCAATTAACGAAATTGACAAAGACACAGTAGAAGTATATGTTAATTATTGGCATTTTAATGAAAATGAAATTGCCGAATGGGCTGCTATGTGGAGTCCAGTTCCATGGGAATTAACTGCAGCTATGGAAAAAGCAGTGATAGATGGAAAAGTATCATTTTCAAGATCAGGTGCTACAAGTAAGAGTGTGAATTGGTTATCATTAATTGTTCCAAATGATGCACAAATTATCAAAGAGTATTTGAAAGAATTTAGAGATAATGAATTCATTCCAAATTCATTAAAACAAAGTCAGAAACAACAACAATATTTTGATGACAGATTTGATTCATCAATAAAATGGATTGAAAAAAAGAATCATGCAGTAATTAGTAATGGGCCATTTTATTTAGAGACATACTCACCAGAATCAAGAACAATTTTAGTAAAAGCATTTGAGGACAAGTCATATCCATTTGAAATTGGAACATGGTCAAAATTTGAAAATATGCAATTTCCAAGCATCAAAAAAATCAACATAGAAAAAATAATTCAGCAAGGAGAATTTACTCAAATCGACATAGAAACTGAGGGAGTCACATCAATACTATATTTCATATTAGACAGCGAAGGACAAATTCAGATATCAGAAGAATCAGAAATTAATGAAAATGAATTAAATATTAAGCTCACATCAGACATTACAAAAAAATTGCAAGTAGGAACTAACCAAATCAAGATATTTGGAATCTCAAATTCAGTTTTAAAACCAGATATTTATGAAACTAATTTCATAGTAACAAACGAAAAATCAGAAATTCCAAAAACTGAAATCAATTTCCAAAATATTGAAAATGAAATAAGTTATGATATTGGGATAATTGGAATGACAGTAGTAGCAATAATGATTGGAATTACAATATTTCTAAAAAAGAGATTTTAA